Proteins encoded in a region of the Pelmatolapia mariae isolate MD_Pm_ZW linkage group LG16_19, Pm_UMD_F_2, whole genome shotgun sequence genome:
- the LOC134644608 gene encoding uncharacterized protein LOC134644608, producing the protein MLTESELRGLTWTKVACVRRERYCSQRASQQIHKADRTNSSHHYRDQEGSFTDPLRKTRPQSFHRHKLSVMLDTEGQWSEALASNNIKAIICWLRKLTAEGYTDVGEITPVFSCWVQRTAEFAKKELLTLCFSCCQGLWMFLDRGSFTRVHMLLQKLRNLLTLAQWGRKHLCSAHLWHGVGVPCVVCKDTYSSSDIRPGCWNREQRMLMQHIWLGQLVQWWGIMGLLPKFPETQEVKRITQMWKEMDHSHRKAGLETQGREEGEMGRFKSLIQSMVTQLCEQHGCIWMSGDCTDPRYPPPNLQALLKLVLIPHIDNMSVQAILMYFILDVANFLQCKDDLLQAFCHAFTIPSTFSQQIRAFWMLDHGHTEASMKLLLSPKASVPALFWQHRCIIHCLLTRKQPQEALRYLQWARPAVETTDDAKLFADVLIQSSCNSDAWALLKRGHTETEDMSKYFLQTCKGVGLCTEALKYILVENNNDEDGAETTEMTRMKKEMPLCPLSAKLYRAQKVGKVSTDEQVKLVRKAVKEVRKPDSKLRELVWPEHTERKLNSKQMLLPTEALRLLTCSSLPVHMAIETQQTAHTADPEEEHPVIYIQQQLETQENNFSSEEDLRSFSASSSTSASPLPLMKWDPLHTYKSTLTLQMISSLLTDRSSQSRGQEEEHRPHSSAVFLNIPELVLTPDGATEPISFSSLNKDSMVELMLSADVGEGDEADVFLEEDTIGVDGLSRPSTYESLLSDTSFTEVAPTHCVQKKKTHQQEEPQGCSSQHLPCTSAETTHDMLTDLHQSFVLNWSIPRGSPGMDDKGPSRVLGQPYSCGLVNFLDFTAKQKGENSDGNQAEKDEPAGWSSSGKVSQGAIRSGRAGSRKGKRVKRA; encoded by the exons ATGTTAACTGAGAGTGAGCTTAGAGGATTAACGTGGACGAAAGTAGCTTGTGTAAGAAGAGAACGTTACTGCAGCCAGCGGGCCAGTCAGCAAATCCACAAGGCAGACAGAACTAACAGCAGTCACCACTACAGAGACCAAGAGGGAAGTTTCACTGACCCACTGCGGAAAACTAGACCACAGTCGTTCCACCGA CACAAGCTCAGCGTGATGCTGGACACAGAGGGTCAGTGGTCTGAGGCATTGGCCAGCAATAACATAAAAGCCATCATCTGCTGGTTGAGGAAGCTTACAGCTGAAG GTTATACTGATGTGGGGGAAATCACTCCAGTATTTAGCTGCTGGGTACAGCGAACAGCAGAGTTTGCTAAAAAGGAGTTATTAACCTTAT GCTTCAGCTGTTGCCAGGGTCTGTGGATGTTCCTGGACCGCGGCTCCTTCACTAGAGTGCACATGTTACTCCAAAAATTAAGGAACCTGCTCACATTGGCCCAGTGGGGAAGAAAACATCTCTGCTCAGCCCACCTCTGGCATG GAGTGGGAGTCCCATGTGTGGTCTGCAAGGACACATACAGCTCCTCAGACATCCGACCTGGTTGCTGGAACAGAGAGCAGAGGATGCTGATGCAACACATCTGGCTGGGACAGCTGGTTCAGTGGTGGGGCATCATGGGGCTTCTGCCAAAGTTTCCTG AGACCCAAGAAGTGAAGCGTATCACTCAGATGTGGAAGGAAATGGATCACAGCCACCGAAAAGCTGGTCTTGAAACACAGGG ACGGGAGGAGGGAGAAATGGGAAGATTCAAGTCTTTGATACAGAGCATGGTGACACAGCTATGCGAACAACATGGGTGCATTTGGATGTCTGGAGATTGCACAGATCCACGTTATCCTCCCCCTAATCTGCAGGCGCTGTTGAAGCTCGTGCTGATCCCTCATATCGACAACATGTCAGTCCAGGCCATT CTCATGTACTTCATCCTGGATGTGGCAAATTTCCTACAGTGCAAAGATGACCTCCTTCAGGCTTTTTGTCATGCGTTCACAATTCCATCCACCTTTTCCCAACAAATCAGAGCCTTCTGGATGCTTGATCATGGACACACTGAG GCCTCCATGAAGCTATTACTGAGCCCAAAGGCCTCTGTTCCCGCCCTCTTCTGGCAGCATCGTTGCATCATCCATTGTCTCCTGACAAGGAAACAGCCTCAAGAGGCATTACGGTACCTCCAGTGGGCCAGGCCTGCAGTAGAGACCACTGATGATGCCAAGCTGTTTGCAGATGTACTTATTCAAAGCAG TTGTAACTCTGATGCTTGGGCTCTGTTGAAGAGAGGCCACACAGAGACTGAAGATATGAGCAAATACTTCCTCCAGACTTGTAAAGGAGTTGGCCTGTGCACAGAGGCTTTAAAGTACATTCTTGTTGAAAACAAT AatgatgaagatggagctgaGACCACAGAGATGACACGGATGAAGAAAG AAATGCCACTATGTCCGCTGTCTGCAAAGCTGTACCGGGCTCAGAAAGTTGGCAAAGTATCAACAGATGAGCAGGTGAAATTGGTCAGAAAGGCTGTGAAGGAAGTGAGAAAACCAGATTCCAAGTTGAG GGAGCTAGTGTGGCCAgagcacacagagagaaagctCAACAGCAAGCAAATGCTTCTGCCCACCGAGGCGCTGCGTCTACTCACATGCAGCTCTTTGCCAGTGCACATGGCAATagaaacacagcaaacagcGCATACAGCTGACCCAGAAGAAGAACATCCTGTCATTTACATT cagcagcagctggagactcaagaaaacaatttttcttCTGAGGAGGATCTAAGATCCTTTTCTGCCTCATCCTCTACCTCAGCTTCACCCTTGCCTCTTATGAAGTGGGACCCGCTTCACACGTATAAAAGCACTCTGACCCTGCAGATGATTTCCTCTCTGCTGACGGATAGAAGTAGCCAAAGCAGGGGACAAGAAGAAGAACACAGACCCCACTCATCAGCTGTTTTCCTAAATATCCCTGAGCTGGTGCTGACACCAGATGGCGCCACAGAGCCTATTTCCTTCAGCAGCTTGAACAAAGACAGCATGGTAGAGCTGATGCTTTCTGCAGATG TGGGAGAAGGTGATGAAGCAGATGTTTTTCTGGAAGAAGATACTATCGGGGTTGACGGGCTTTCAAGACCTTCCACATATGAAAGCCTTCTTTCAGAcacaag tttcACTGAGGTAGCCCCAACTCACTGCgtccagaaaaagaaaactcatCAG CAAGAGGAACCACAGGGATGCTCCAGCCAACACCTCCCATGTACCTCAGCTGAAACAACCCACGACATGCTGACAGATCTTCATCAGAGCTTTGTTTTGAATTGGTCTATACCCAGGGGCTCGCCAGGGATGG ATGACAAGGGACCTTCTCGTGTTCTAGGTCAGCCTTATTCCTGTGGACTCGTCAATTTTTTGGACTTCACTGCAaagcaaaaaggagaaaacagtGATGGAAATCAG GCAGAGAAAGATGAGCCCGCAGGTTGGAGCAGTTCGGGGAAGGTTTCCCAAGGAGCCATAAGGAGTGGCAGAGCAGGATCGAGAAAAGGCAAACGAGTGAAGAGAGCATGA
- the LOC134645556 gene encoding transmembrane protein 179, producing MALDNLIFAQCILYFLAFVFGFIAVVPLSENTEDFGGKCLLFTRGMWQNENITVMKQRFIVEEWGPESSCSFITFVGIASLILSAVQAWRLLFFLCKGHDDSIFNAFLNLLISSLVVFTVFLSSTIVSVGFNLWCDAITEGGTMPNSCEDMQDADLELGLDNSAFYDQFAIAQFGLWAAWLTWLGITVMAFLKVYHNYRQEDLLDTLIHEKELLLGRSSRRGSDLKTGLI from the exons ATGGCCCTCGACAATTTGATTTTCGCCCAGTGCATCCTTTATTTTTTAGCTTTCGTTTTCGGTTTTATCGCCGTGGTGCCTCTGTCTGAAAACACGGAGGATTTCGGGGGGAAATGCCTGCTGTTCACGCGGGGTATGtggcaaaatgaaaacatcacTGTGATGAAGCAGCGCTTCATCGTGGAGGAGTGGGGACCCGAGTCCTCCTGCAGCTTCATCACTTTTGTCGGGATAGCGTCCCTCATCCTGTCCGCAGTGCAAGCTTGGAGGCTGCTGTTCTTTCTGTGCAAAGGACACGACGA ctccatcttcaatgCCTTCCTCAACCTGCTCATTAGCTCCCTGGTGGTGTTCACAGTCTTCCTGTCCAGCACCATCGTTAGTGTGGGTTTTAACCTGTGGTGTGACGCCATCACCGAAGGTGGGACTATGCCCAACAG CTGTGAAGACATGCAGGATGCTGATCTAGAACTGGGTCTGGACAACTCTGCTTTCTATGACCAGTTTGCTATAGCTCAG TTTGGGCTGTGGGCCGCCTGGCTCACCTGGCTCGGGATCACTGTGATGGCTTTTCTGAAGGTCTACCACAACTACAGACAAGAGGACCTGCTCGACACCTTGATCCACGAGAAGGAATTGCTGCTCGGCCGCTCTTCACGCCGCGGCTCTGACCTCAAGACCGGCCTGATTTAG
- the LOC134645004 gene encoding photoreceptor outer segment membrane glycoprotein 2-like has translation MAVLRVKFTKTKRDKLAQVLWILNWISVITGAILFSLGLFLKVELHKQGEVMAERDIQYVPNTLIAVGLIACAINFLGGKICYDCVDTTKFLRWKLIMLPYIICTFFFTFCVLVGALMCYCMHWELEESLNLGLTEAMRFYKDTDTPGRCFLKRTVDMLQVQFQCCGNNGYKDWFQIQWISNRYLDMSQKEVVDRIRSNVDGKYLLDGVPFSCCNINSPRPCIQQQITNNSAHFNYEHQTEELNLWMKGCRQALLEYYIHIMQSIGLTVLITWLFELSVLTGVRYLQTSLENVLRQGDPNSESDGWLLENSFMETARMNLNIIKSLGKGNQIDTATNGDPNINVPSTSKAHYGPDNVPPKQITEDS, from the exons ATGGCAGTCTTAAGAGTTAAGTTTACCAAGACCAAAAGAGACAAGCTGGCCCAGGTGCTCTGGATCCTAAACTGGATCTCGGTAATTACGGGGGCCATCCTGTTCAGCCTAGGCCTCTTCCTTAAGGTGGAGCTCCATAAACAAGGAGAGGTGATGGCTGAGAGGGACATCCAGTATGTTCCCAACACGCTTATAGCTGTGGGTCTCATCGCTTGTGCCATAAACTTCCTGGGTGGGAAAATCTGCTACGACTGTGTGGACACCACCAAGTTTTTGCGCTGGAAGCTGATCATGCTGCCCTACATCATATGCACCTTCTTCTTCACCTTTTGTGTGCTGGTAGGGGCTCTGATGTGTTACTGCATGCACTGGGAACTGGAAGAGTCTCTGAACCTGGGACTGACAGAGGCCATGAGGTTTTATAAGGACACAGACACACCAGGACGCTGCTTCCTAAAGCGCACCGTGGACATGCTGCAGGtgcagtttcagtgctgtggaaaCAACGGTTATAAGGACTGGTTTCAAATTCAGTGGATAAGCAACCGTTACCTGGATATGTCCCAAAAAGAGGTGGTGGA CCGAATCAGGAGTAACGTGGATGGAAAGTACCTACTGGATGGAGTCCCATTCAGCTGCTGCAACATCAACTCTCCCCGGCCCTGCATCCAGCAGCAGATCACCAACAACTCTGCACACTTCAACTATGAGCACCAGACGGAGGAGCTAAACCTTTGGATGAAAGGGTGTCGACAGGCGCTGCTGGAGTACTACATACACATTATGCAGTCCATCGGCCTCACAGTCCTCATCACCTGGTTATTTGAG CTATCAGTGTTGACCGGGGTTCGTTACCTCCAGACTTCTCTGGAAAATGTCCTGAGACAGGGAGACCCCAACTCTGAATCTGATGGCTGGCTGCTGGAAAACAGCTTCATGGAAACTGCCCGCATGAACCTGAATATCATCAAGAGCCTTGGCAAGGGTAACCAGATAGACACAGCCACTAATGGAGACCCCAACATTAACGTCCCCTCCACTTCAAAAGCACACTATGGTCCTGACAATGTTCCACCAAAGCAAATAACTGAAGACAGTTGA